A window of the Roseovarius bejariae genome harbors these coding sequences:
- a CDS encoding transposase produces MTTRRRLTPEQRREIVAEARRGVAVSTLAKRFEVTPRATQYTLRKAEQGRRDSGIRTEAMSVTLTPEEMSAFDAVLAKNGIETRSDGMRRLVQGAAGLFQPDVHLADELAGFRAALNQVGNNVTQIAKRMNEANLKGQRPPFTGDDLAQMRQLAGFVLDFADQVDLLARRRVEGISMTAGDALKELADAKG; encoded by the coding sequence ATGACCACCCGACGCCGCCTCACCCCAGAGCAACGCCGCGAGATCGTCGCGGAGGCGCGTCGTGGCGTGGCGGTTTCGACATTGGCCAAGCGCTTCGAGGTCACGCCCCGCGCCACTCAATACACGCTGCGGAAGGCCGAGCAGGGGCGGCGCGACAGCGGCATCCGGACCGAGGCCATGAGCGTGACGCTGACGCCCGAGGAGATGTCAGCCTTCGATGCGGTGCTGGCAAAGAACGGGATCGAGACTCGCTCGGACGGGATGCGGCGGCTGGTGCAGGGGGCGGCGGGGCTGTTTCAGCCGGACGTGCATCTGGCCGACGAGCTGGCGGGGTTCCGGGCGGCGCTGAACCAGGTGGGCAACAACGTCACCCAAATCGCCAAGCGGATGAACGAGGCGAACCTGAAGGGCCAGCGCCCGCCGTTTACCGGGGACGATCTGGCACAGATGCGGCAGCTCGCGGGGTTCGTTCTGGATTTCGCGGACCAGGTCGATCTGCTGGCGCGGCGGCGGGTCGAGGGAATTTCCATGACGGCGGGCGATGCGCTGAAGGAGCTGGCCGATGCCAAAGGTTGA